The genomic stretch ACACCAACGACCATGCCAAGGCCTCCGGCACCAACTCCACCCTCCGCGAGGTGGGCGTGGCCCTCGGCGTCGCCGTGCTGACCGCCGTGTTCACGGGTGCGGGCGGGCAGCTGACCCCCACCGGCTTCGTCGACGCCGCCATCCCGGCCGTTTATGTCGGAGCCGCGGTCCTGGTGCTCGCCTTTGCCGCAGCCTTCTGGCTCCCCTCGCGCGATCATGCCCGAACGCTCGCCGCCGCCGTCCCCGAGGATGACCCCGCCGCCCTGCCAGATGCCGGCATCGCAGCAACCCTTCCGCATGCCGCCCTTTCCCCGCACCTGCCGGATGCCGACCAAGACGCGCACGACGGCGGGACTTCCGTTGGGCATCCGGCTTCCGTTCGCGCCTGACTCACCCGGGCGCCGCCTGGTCCGGGACCCCGGCGGGCAATGGTGGACTCATGCGGCAGGCCGCCAGGCTTGCGGCGGCCCGGCTCCCTGCCTGGCCGGTTCCAAGCGTGGTGTTCTGCACAACGATTCCGGCCGACTGGACGCAACCATCTCGCCGCCGCCCTTATGCTTCGGCGCACCGTTCATGTTGGACCGTGCGCAACTACAAGAGCTGCGCACGGTTCCAGGGAAACCATACGCAGACGTGGCAGCCGCGGACCCTGCCATGGGGGCGTGACGTTAACCGGGCGTGGCGTCTACCGGGTCCGTGCGCAGAACAGGCGCCCGCACCGGGAGGACTACTCCCAGGGGTGGTGCCCCCAGCCGTCGCCGTTCAGCCAACCCAGTGTCTGTTCCCAAAAGGTGTGCCGGTAGCGGCTGTGGAACAAGGCGAAGTGCCCCAGCGATGTTTCGCCGTAGTCGGAGGGGTGCAGGTGGATGACGCGGGAGGGGCTGTTGGGTGTGTAGGCGACGGCACGCTCCATGGCGGGAATCGTGGCATAGGAGTCGTCGTCGGGGGCCAGGGCCAGGATCGGTGCCGTCACGGCCGCCTGGTGGGCGCGGAGGGACACGCGCTGGGAGCCGCGGGCCGCCGTCGTAAAGTCCTTGCGGGAACGGGCCCAGTCAAGGGCAACGCCAACCGGCAGGTCCTCCATGAGCCCCAGCCGCTTGGCCGGAAAGTAGCCGACGGTGGGCAGCAGCGGCAGCATGAGTGCGGCCCGCCCCCAGTGGCCCAGCTGGTGGCGGAGGGTGAGGTCTCGCCAGTAGGCGTGCTGGGCGCCCACGGTGAGGATCCGTCCGAGCCGGGCCGCGTTGGCTGCCAGCCCCACGCCGAACCCGCCAAAGCTGTGGCCCACATAGTGCACGGGTTTGCCGCCGCTGTGTGAGAGCGCCCAGTCCAGGACGGTGTCGATGTCCAGCGAACCCCACTGGTACCAGCGGACCTTCTGCCCGCGCAGGGACCCTCCCCGGGAATCGCCGATCCCGCGGTAGTCGAACGTGAGGGCGGTGTAGCCGGCGGCGGCCAGGAATGCGGCGTAGCGGTGGTAGTAGCCGGCCGTGACCGCGGTGGCTGAGCCGATCACGACCGTGCCCCGGTGCTCAACGCTGCAAGGCACCTCAAACAGTGTGCCGTGGATTTCGCGCCCGTCGTCGCAGGTGAAGGTCAGTTCCATGGCAGCGGCACCGCCGGCACGGATTCGCCCATCTTCACTCCGTGCGGCGGAACCACCATGAGACCGTCGGCCTGGGACAGCCCGCGCATCATGGCCGAATCCGTGTGGGCGCACGGCGAGGCCAGCCCGTACACCAGCCGGTAGGGCATGATCCGCGTGGGCCCGTGGTACGCCTTGACCGGGGATCCGCACACCACCGTCCCCACCGCCGGGCGGGGCAGGCTGCCAAGCCGTGCCAGCAGCGGCGCGCCAAGCGTCAGCAGCCCCACCATTGCGGCGAGGGGGTTTCCCGGCAGGCCAACGATGAAGCGCCCGTCGGGCAATTCGGCCAACAGCGTGGGGTGCCCGGGGCGCATGGCAATGTGCCGAACATGGAACGTGCCGCCCATGGACAGGATGGCTTCGCGCAGGAAATCAGCTGAGGAATGGCCGGTGGCACCCGTGGTGACCACGACGTCGGCCGGGTCGTCTCCGTCATCGGCCAGCGCATCCAGCGTGGACGCCAGATTGTCCGCGGCCCGCTGCAGCCCCACCACGGCACCTCCCAGCGATCCCACCACGGCGCCCAGTTGCGGGGAAAACGCGTCGCGCACAAATCCGGGGTCGGGGATGCCGGCAGGCACCACTTCGTCCCCCGTCAGGACAATCTTCACGGCGGGCCGGCCCAGGACGGAAAGCTCGTCGTGGCCGCCCAATGCCGCAAGCGAAATATGGGCCGGGTTCAGCGTGGTTCCGGCCTTGGCCAGCAGTTCCCCCGCTTCCGCTTCCTGGCCTGCAGGGCGGATGTGCTGGCCGTTCTTCGGCTCACCGGGCCGCGCCCCGCCGCCCAGGACCAGCACCGGCAGCCCCTCCGAATCCGTGGAAATCTGCCCCGATTCACTGCGCAGGACCGACTTGGCGCCCTTGGGAATCAACCCTCCGGTGACGATCGGCACGGCCTGTCCCGGCGACAGCGGCTCGCCCGGCCCGGCCAGGATCCACGGCGCGCTGCCCGCCACCGCCCAGCCGTCCATCGCGGACGAGGCATAGTGCGGCATCGCGTGCCGTGCGTGCAGGTCCGATGCGAGAATCCGGCCCAGCGCGGGGCCCAGCGGCACCGCGTGGGGCGGCAGCGGCTGCGCCACGGTCCAAGCCAGCTCCCGGGCCTCCTCCCAGCTGTGGGGAAGCACGACGGCGGGCACCTCTCCGGGCGCCCCTGCGGCACCTGGCGCCGGGGCAAGGTCGGGCACCGGTGAGGTGGCCGGGTCGGGCAATTCCCCGGGCGAGAACGGACTCTGCTGTTGGACCATGGTTGCCGCTATTCTGCGGCGGGCGCTTCGGCGGCGGCGGCACCCGTGGAACCGGGCGCCGGCGCCTCCGCGGCGGACAGCTTCTTCGCCAGCCCCAGCGCGGCCTTCATGGCCGTGGCCTCGTCGACCTGCCCGGATCCGGCAGCGAGCCCTGCAGCCATGCCAGCCACAAAGGTGGTCAGCGGCGCGGCCGGGCGCACGATCGAATGCGCGGCCACCCCCGCCAGGTTCAGCACGGCGTGGATGTCCACCTCAATGTCTGCGATCTCAAAAGCCTCAAGCAGTTTCTGCGTCCATGCCTGCAAGAGCTCGTCGTGGTTCTCCAACTGGTGTCCTTCCGCGGTGGGCGGCGCCACGGCAATGCCTTGCGCGC from Arthrobacter stackebrandtii encodes the following:
- a CDS encoding alpha/beta hydrolase family protein — its product is MELTFTCDDGREIHGTLFEVPCSVEHRGTVVIGSATAVTAGYYHRYAAFLAAAGYTALTFDYRGIGDSRGGSLRGQKVRWYQWGSLDIDTVLDWALSHSGGKPVHYVGHSFGGFGVGLAANAARLGRILTVGAQHAYWRDLTLRHQLGHWGRAALMLPLLPTVGYFPAKRLGLMEDLPVGVALDWARSRKDFTTAARGSQRVSLRAHQAAVTAPILALAPDDDSYATIPAMERAVAYTPNSPSRVIHLHPSDYGETSLGHFALFHSRYRHTFWEQTLGWLNGDGWGHHPWE
- a CDS encoding molybdopterin molybdotransferase MoeA translates to MVQQQSPFSPGELPDPATSPVPDLAPAPGAAGAPGEVPAVVLPHSWEEARELAWTVAQPLPPHAVPLGPALGRILASDLHARHAMPHYASSAMDGWAVAGSAPWILAGPGEPLSPGQAVPIVTGGLIPKGAKSVLRSESGQISTDSEGLPVLVLGGGARPGEPKNGQHIRPAGQEAEAGELLAKAGTTLNPAHISLAALGGHDELSVLGRPAVKIVLTGDEVVPAGIPDPGFVRDAFSPQLGAVVGSLGGAVVGLQRAADNLASTLDALADDGDDPADVVVTTGATGHSSADFLREAILSMGGTFHVRHIAMRPGHPTLLAELPDGRFIVGLPGNPLAAMVGLLTLGAPLLARLGSLPRPAVGTVVCGSPVKAYHGPTRIMPYRLVYGLASPCAHTDSAMMRGLSQADGLMVVPPHGVKMGESVPAVPLPWN